In a genomic window of Mucilaginibacter sp. KACC 22063:
- a CDS encoding SixA phosphatase family protein, whose protein sequence is MKKLLIIRHAKAAHETESGDFARPLKHSGEKDAKHLAKKLEKKEIVPDKIYSSDALRAKTTAEIIADKLELAAPELIHDVYEASQETLARIVSNFPDGYNFLALAGHNPGLSYLLTYLTGQYCNLDTSGAALIELDIHSWQMAASDTGKLSWYYEAED, encoded by the coding sequence ATGAAAAAGCTATTGATAATCAGGCATGCTAAAGCAGCACATGAGACCGAAAGCGGCGATTTTGCAAGGCCTTTGAAACACTCGGGTGAAAAAGACGCGAAACACCTGGCCAAAAAGCTGGAAAAGAAAGAAATTGTACCTGATAAAATATACTCAAGTGATGCCTTAAGGGCTAAAACAACTGCCGAAATTATTGCTGACAAACTTGAACTTGCTGCTCCGGAACTGATCCATGACGTTTATGAAGCATCGCAGGAAACCCTTGCCCGCATTGTAAGCAACTTTCCGGATGGTTACAACTTTTTAGCACTTGCAGGGCACAATCCCGGCTTAAGCTACCTGTTGACCTATTTAACAGGACAGTACTGCAATCTTGATACCAGCGGTGCTGCGCTGATTGAGCTTGATATTCACAGCTGGCAAATGGCCGCTTCCGATACAGGCAAGCTTAGCTGGTATTACGAGGCGGAAGATTAA